One Candidatus Rokuibacteriota bacterium genomic window, GGTGGAGTGAGGACCGAGCCGATAGGTGAGGCACTCGATGAACGTGGGGCCCTTGCCCGCCCGCGCCCGCTCCACCGCCTCCCGCGTCCCCACGTACACCGCCAGGAGGTCGTTGCCGTCCACCTGAACCCCCGGCATCCCGTACGCCCCCGCCTTCCGCGCCAGGGTCTTCGCCCGCGTCTGCTTCGCCACCGGCACCGAGATCGCCCACTGGTTGTTCTCGCAGCAGAACACCACCGGCACCTGAAACACCCCCGCGAAGTTCATGGCCTCGTGAAAGTCCCCGTGCGAGGTCGCCCCGTCGCCGAGGAAGACGAGCACCACGCTGTCCTCGCCTTTGTAGCGCGCGGCGTACGCGAGGCCCACAGCGTGGGGGATCTGGCTCGCCACCGGGACGCAGAGCGCGAGGTCGTGGCACCCCTCGGGGAGGCGCATCCCTTCGAGGTAGCCTGCGAGGTAGAGGATCAGGTTCTCGAGCGCCCAGCCCCGCCAGAGGAACGCCGGGAGCTGACGGAACACCGGCACCAGCCAGTCGGTGGGGCGAAGCGCGTAGACGGCGCCGAGCGCCGCCGCTTCCTGGCCGCGCCCCGACAGCGCGGTGCCGATGCGGCCCTGGCGCTGGAGGATGAGGAGGCGCTCGTCGGCCTTCCGGGCGTGGAGCATGGTCCGGTAGAGCCGGCGGAGATCCTCGGGCGGGATCGCCGGCTCCAGGCCTTTGTCCACCCGGCCATCGGCGTCGAGGACCGAGATGAACTCGATCGGCTCGGGTACGTCTATCAGGCCGCGCGGCATCGGGTGCTTTGTCTTCGGGCGCCGGGCCCGCGCGCTCACTGGCGCTTGGGACGGCGGAGATGCGTGGGCGAGCCCAGGAAGAGGTGCGCGGCCTCGGCGAGCGTCTCGGAGAGCGTGGGATGAGTGTGGATCGTGCCCGCCAAGTCTTCCGCCGTCGCCGCCAGCTCGACGGCGAGCACCGCCTCGGCGAGAAGATCCCCGGCGTGAGGCCCCACGAGCCCCACGCCCAGGAGCCGCCCGGTGCCCTCCTCGAAGACGAGCTTCGTCAGCCCGTCGGTCCGGTCCATGGCAACGGCGCGCCCGGACGCGGACCACGGGACTCTCGCCACTCGCGCGGTGATCCCCTGAGCCTGCGCCTCGGCCTCGCTCATGCCGGCCCAGGCCACCTCGGGATCGGTGAAGACGACGGCCGGGATCGCCTGGGGCTCGAAGGCGGCAGGCTGACCCGCGATGACCTCCGCCGCCACCCGCCCCTCGTGGATCGCCTTGTGGGCGAGAAGGGGACCGCCCGCGACATCGCCGACGGCGAAGATGTGGGAATCGCCCGTGCGCCGCCGCTCATCCACGCGGATGAAACCCCGCGCGTCGGTCTCGACTTTCGTGCGCTCCAACCCCAGGCCGTCGGAGTTGGGGTGCCGGCCGACGGCGACCAGCACCCGGTCGAACTCCTGCGGCGAGGCGACCCCTTCCCCTTCAAGCCTGACGGCGAGCCCCGCCGTCGTTTCCTCGATCCCCGCGACCTTCGTCGAGAGGTGAACGGCCGCGAAGGCCTCCCTGACCCGACGCGCGAGCGGCTCGACCAGATCCCGGTCCACACCCGGCAGCAGGCTGTCGGTCAGCTCGACGAGCGTCACGCGGCTCCCAAGCGCCGCGTAGATCGTCCCCATCTCGAGACCGATGTAGCCGCCCCCCACGACGAGGAGCCGCTCGGGCGCCTCTGGAA contains:
- the pdhA gene encoding pyruvate dehydrogenase (acetyl-transferring) E1 component subunit alpha, giving the protein MPRGLIDVPEPIEFISVLDADGRVDKGLEPAIPPEDLRRLYRTMLHARKADERLLILQRQGRIGTALSGRGQEAAALGAVYALRPTDWLVPVFRQLPAFLWRGWALENLILYLAGYLEGMRLPEGCHDLALCVPVASQIPHAVGLAYAARYKGEDSVVLVFLGDGATSHGDFHEAMNFAGVFQVPVVFCCENNQWAISVPVAKQTRAKTLARKAGAYGMPGVQVDGNDLLAVYVGTREAVERARAGKGPTFIECLTYRLGPHSTADDPTKYRSEEEVKAWEAKEPLLRFRRYLEGKGLLGEAGHAALEAEVEAEIREAVERAEARMDGELLDVFTHVYAQLPAELNEQKEQLARFLDASPGEAQG
- the lpdA gene encoding dihydrolipoyl dehydrogenase yields the protein ECLHVGCIPSKALLGVATLIGDAARVRAAGVEFGEPKVVLDRLRSWKDEQISKLAKGLDALARDRAVEVVRGRATLEDARTLRVQGEQAGWLRFRHLILATGSRPVPLPGVELRSPRLMDSRTGLDLPEAPERLLVVGGGYIGLEMGTIYAALGSRVTLVELTDSLLPGVDRDLVEPLARRVREAFAAVHLSTKVAGIEETTAGLAVRLEGEGVASPQEFDRVLVAVGRHPNSDGLGLERTKVETDARGFIRVDERRRTGDSHIFAVGDVAGGPLLAHKAIHEGRVAAEVIAGQPAAFEPQAIPAVVFTDPEVAWAGMSEAEAQAQGITARVARVPWSASGRAVAMDRTDGLTKLVFEEGTGRLLGVGLVGPHAGDLLAEAVLAVELAATAEDLAGTIHTHPTLSETLAEAAHLFLGSPTHLRRPKRQ